The following coding sequences are from one Virgibacillus necropolis window:
- a CDS encoding citrate/2-methylcitrate synthase, which yields MYQPGLKGVVAVETELSNIDGEEGILTYRGMAIHDIVQNYSFEEAAFYLLHGTFPSEKELQGFQSHLNKYRYMPPYLQQIIDQLPIEQEMMDVLRTAISAVTFYQDDTHDTAIQLIAMMPTIIACRFRHSQNKSFIVPDNNLQHVENFMYMLTENVDSTHVKMLEAYLIMTMEHGLNASTFAARVTKSTQSDIISAITSAIGTMKGPLHGGAPSGVIDLLNEIETKDNIYETIHSKLKNKERIMGFGHRVYKTVDPRAEALKQIILGLENRPEWIELALQTEIATIDMLKKYKPNQQLYTNVEYYAAAIMKSLEIDPNLFTAIFSSSRIVGWCAHAIEQESNNTIFRPAAKYIGK from the coding sequence ATGTATCAACCAGGTTTAAAAGGGGTAGTCGCTGTCGAAACGGAATTAAGTAATATTGATGGAGAAGAGGGCATTTTGACTTATCGTGGAATGGCAATTCACGATATTGTACAGAATTATTCTTTTGAAGAAGCAGCATTCTATTTATTACATGGTACATTTCCATCAGAAAAAGAATTGCAGGGATTTCAATCACATTTAAATAAATATCGTTATATGCCACCATATCTTCAACAAATAATTGATCAATTACCAATTGAGCAAGAGATGATGGATGTTTTACGAACAGCAATATCTGCCGTAACATTTTATCAAGATGATACCCATGACACTGCTATTCAATTGATAGCTATGATGCCAACGATTATTGCATGTCGCTTTAGACATTCACAAAATAAATCTTTTATTGTTCCTGATAATAACTTACAGCATGTTGAAAATTTCATGTATATGCTTACAGAAAATGTGGATTCCACACATGTTAAAATGCTTGAAGCTTATTTGATTATGACAATGGAACATGGTCTAAATGCATCAACATTTGCAGCTAGAGTAACAAAATCAACACAAAGTGATATAATCTCAGCCATTACAAGTGCGATTGGTACCATGAAAGGACCGTTGCATGGTGGTGCGCCATCCGGAGTTATTGATTTACTTAATGAAATTGAGACGAAAGATAATATATACGAAACAATTCATAGTAAACTGAAAAATAAAGAAAGAATTATGGGATTTGGCCATCGAGTATATAAAACCGTAGATCCACGTGCTGAAGCATTAAAACAAATCATTTTAGGATTAGAAAATAGACCCGAATGGATTGAGTTAGCGTTACAAACAGAAATAGCAACAATTGATATGTTAAAGAAATATAAACCAAATCAGCAATTATATACAAATGTGGAATATTACGCAGCTGCAATAATGAAATCGTTAGAAATTGACCCAAATTTATTTACGGCCATATTTAGTTCCAGTCGAATTGTCGGTTGGTGTGCGCATGCAATTGAACAAGAATCAAACAATACAATATTTAGACCGGCAGCAAAATATATTGGTAAATAA